Proteins found in one Oryza glaberrima chromosome 4, OglaRS2, whole genome shotgun sequence genomic segment:
- the LOC127771039 gene encoding pEARLI1-like lipid transfer protein 1, whose protein sequence is MAAAAAKNGRIAVAALLLAALALSAQLAPAAACSYCPTPKPPPPPPPAPSGVPCPPPPYTPTPATPTPSTPTGKCPVNTLKLLACVDALNGLVHAVVGAKASDTCCPLLSGVADLDAALCLCTAIKAKALGVSLVLPVAISVLVNECGKHVPSSFQCPS, encoded by the coding sequence atggccgccgccgccgccaagaacggCCGCATTGccgtcgccgcgctcctcctGGCGGCGCTGGCCCTGTCCGCGCAGctcgcgccggccgcggcgtGCTCCTACTGCCCGACGCcgaagccgcctccgccgccgccgccggcgccgtccggcgtcccgtgcccgccgccgccgtacacccccacgccggcgacgccgacgccgtcgacgccgacggggAAGTGCCCGGTGAACACGCTGAAGCTGCTGGCGTGCGTGGACGCGCTGAACGGGCTGGTGCACGCGGTGGTCGGCGCCAAGGCCAGCGACACCTGCTGCCCGCTGCTGTCCGGCGTCGCCGACCTCGACGCCGCGCTCTGCCTCTGCACCGCCATCAAGGCCAAGGCGCTCGGCGTCAGCCTCGTCCTCCCCGTCGCCATCTCCGTGCTCGTCAACGAGTGCGGCAAGCACGTCCCCTCCAGCTTCCAGTGCCCATCATAA
- the LOC127771205 gene encoding coatomer subunit epsilon-1 — protein MASPDLLFNLRNLFYLGAYQAAINNSDVPGLDADAAAERDAIVFRSYVALGSYQLVISEIDSSAATSLQAVKLLALYLSGDKESAIASLKEWLSDSAVGSNPVLRLIAGIIFMHEQDYTEALKHTHSGGTLDLHALNVQIFIKMHRSDYAEKQLKIMQQIDEDHTLTQLANAWLDIAVGGSKIREAYLIFQDFAEKYPMTGMVLNGKAVCCMHMGSFDEAETLLLEALNKDAKDPETLANLIVCNLHLGKPSSRYLSQLKLSHPDHVLVKRAVSAEDNFERALQAVA, from the exons ATGGCGTCCCCGGACCTCCTCTTCAACCTGCGCAACCTCTTCTACCTCGGCGCCTACCAGGCCGCCATCAACAACAGCGACGTCCCGggcctcgacgccgacgccgccgccgagcgcgacGCCATCGTCTTCCGCTCCTACGTCGCGCTCGGCTCCTACCAG TTGGTGATCAGTGAGATCGACTCGTCCGCGGCGACGTCGCTGCAGGCCGTGAAGCTGCTCGCGCTGTACCTCTCCGGAGACAAG GAAAGTGCAATTGCCAGTCTGAAGGAATGGTTGAGTGATTCGGCGGTTGGAAGCAATCCTGTTCTACGATTGATTGCTGGAATTATATTTATGCATGAGCAAGACTACACTGAAGCTCTCAAGCACACACACTCTGGTGGAACTCTGGACCT GCATGCATTGAATGTCCAGATCTTCATTAAGATGCACCGTTCAGACTATGCCGAGAAGCAATTAAAGATCATGCAACAGATTGATGAGGACCATACACTGACACAACTTGCAAACGCATGGCTGGACATTGCTGTT GGTGGCTCTAAGATCCGTGAAGCTTACCTCATATTCCAAGACTTTGCTGAAAAATACCCGATGACAGGAATGGTTCTAAATGGCAAGGCAGTTTGCTGTATGCACATGGGGAGCTTTGATGAGGCTGAGACTCTTTTACTCGAAGCATTGAACAAG GATGCAAAAGATCCTGAAACTCTTGCTAATCTTATTGTGTGTAATCTCCACCTTGGCAAACCGTCATCAAGATACCTCAG CCAGCTGAAACTATCACACCCCGATCATGTGCTAGTAAAGCGTGCCGTATCAGCAGAAGATAACTTCGAGAGAGCTCTCCAAGCCGTCGCTTGA
- the LOC127769286 gene encoding cinnamyl alcohol dehydrogenase 7: protein MAPTTTATAAAEQAPPPPPQHTRKAVGLAAHDDSGHLTPIRISRRKTGDDDVAIKVLYCGICHSDLHTIKNEWRNAVYPVVAGHEITGVVTEVGKNVARFKAGDEVGVGCMVNTCGGCESCRDGCENYCSGGVVFTYNSVDRDGTRTYGGYSDAVVVSQRFVVRFPAGGALPLDRGAPLLCAGVTVYAPMRQHGLCEAAKHVGVVGLGGLGHVAVKFARAFGMRVTVISTSPAKRQEALERLGADGFIVSTNASEMKAAMGTMHGIINTASASTSMHSYLALLKPKGKMILVGLPEKPLQIPTFALVGGGKVLAGSCMGSISETQEMIDFAAERGVAADIELIGADEVNTAMERLAKGDVRYRFVVDIGNTLKSD from the exons atggcgccgacgacgacggccacggcggcggcggagcaggcgccgccgccgccgccgcagcataCGAGGAAGGCGGTGGGGCTCGCCGCGCACGACGACTCCGGCCACCTCACACCCATCCGCATCTCGCGCAG GAAAACTGGAGATGACGACGTCGCTATAAAGGTGCTGTACTGTGGGATATGTCACTCTGACCTGCACACCATCAAGAATGAGTGGAGAAACGCTGTCTACCCAGTTGTTGCAGG GCACGAGATCACCGGGGTGGTGACCGAGGTGGGGAAGAACGTGGCGAGGTtcaaggccggcgacgaggtcggcgtcgggTGCATGGTGAACACCTGCGGCGGCTGCGAGAGCTGCCGCGACGGCTGCGAGAACTACTGCTCCGGCGGGGTCGTCTTCACCTACAACTCCGTCGACCGGGACGGCACGCGCACCTACGGCGGCTACTCCGACGCGGTGGTCGTCAGCCAGCGCTTCGTCGTGCGcttccccgccggcggcgcgctgcCGCTGGACCGCGGCGCGCCGCTGCTGTGCGCCGGGGTGACGGTGTACGCGCCGATGAGGCAGCACGGGCTGTGCGAGGCCGCGAAGCACGTCGGCGTGGTGGGGCTCGGCGGGCTCGGCCACGTCGCCGTCAAGTTCGCCAGGGCGTTCGGGATGAGGGTGACGGTGATcagcacgtcgccggcgaagagGCAGGAGGCCCTGGAGAGGCTCGGCGCCGACGGCTTCATCGTCAGCACCAACGCCAGTGAGATGAAG GCTGCGATGGGCACCATGCATGGCATCATCAACACGGCCTCTGCAAGCACATCCATGCACTCTTACCTGGCACTCTTGAAGCCCAAGGGCAAGATGATCTTGGTTGGCCTGCCTGAGAAGCCTCTCCAGATCCCAACCTTCGCTTTGGTTGGCG GGGGAAAGGTTCTGGCTGGGAGCTGCATGGGGAGCATCAGCGAAACGCAGGAGATGATCGACTTCGCCGCCGAGCGCGGGGTGGCCGCCGACATCGAGCTgatcggcgccgacgaggtgaACACGGCCATGGAGCGCCTCGCCAAGGGCGACGTCAGGTACCGCTTCGTCGTCGACATCGGCAACACCCTCAAGTCGGATTGA
- the LOC127769285 gene encoding pentatricopeptide repeat-containing protein At1g79490, mitochondrial isoform X1: MLLRVGLARRRLTTAALPLSLAARGRRVSTGPSPPPPPPSAEWTDTVDYLDESGEVLSSAPGARAAVPGADATILSGSSAHPLPRPAAAARLAALALRFRSGPSLSAALSALPSQPDPALLLLAASSLPASDPTPLLALVAWARVQPWFVPSDDLSSLLAARLAPATHSSELLSLFDDTLALPDPAAFPKTLNAVLSALATHGLLEPAFFCFKRLRDAGFRVLETHAYNALLSLLLTRGLAFKAFEVLDEMSSSGCALDEGTYELVVPALARAGRIDAARKMFDEMRKREGIGRASAGMYGVLVDVLAKAGRLDAAMGMYREMVAVGHRTSPAVRTAMVEGLVRAGKLDAGMELWEEMRRGGLRPSFGLYTMVVEANARSGRLDVATQLFGDMEKSGFFPTPATYACLVEMHASAGQVDAAMRLYHSMANAGQRPGLSTFTALLMMLANKRMLDLAAKVLLEMKASGFPIEVTASDLLMIYIKEGSTELALRWLRFMGSAGIRTNNFIIRQLFESCMKTGLYDSARPLLKTYVAGAAKVDLILYTSILAHLVRCQDEGRERAIMDILSVSKHKAHDFMCGLFTGPEQRKKPVLSFVREFFHGIDYDNEESAARYFVNVLLNYLVLMGQMNRARCIWKVAYENKLFAKAIVFDQHIAWSLDVRNLSVGAALVATVHTLHRFRKRMLYYGVVPRRIKLVTGPTLKMVVAQVLASLESPFEVSKVVLRAPGDSVLEWFKKPIVQQFLLNEIPSKADVLMHRLNVMFPSSAPEVRSLSIPRSLSMSSVRKNL, from the exons ATGCTACTCCGCGTcggcctcgcgcgccgccgcctcacgacggcggcgctgcccCTCTCGCTCGccgcgcgggggcggcgcgTCTCGAcggggccttcgccgccgccgcctccgccgtcggcgGAGTGGACCGACACGGTGGACTACCTGGACGAGTCGGGGGAGGTCCTCTCGTCGGCGCCGGGGGCGCGCGCCGCGGTGCCGGGCGCCGACGCGACCATCCTGTCCGGCTCCTCGGCCCACCCGCTCCcgcgccccgcggcggcggcgcggctggcggcgcTCGCGCTCCGCTTCCGCTCGGGGCCAtccctctccgccgcgctcTCCGCGCTGCCATCCCAGCCCGAtccggctctcctcctcctcgccgcgtcctccctccccgcctccgACCCCACCCCGCTCCTCGCCCTCGTCGCCTGGGCGCGCGTCCAGCCATGGTTCGTCCCCTCCGAcgacctctcctccctcctcgccgcccgcctcgccccggCCACCCACTCCTCCgaactcctctccctcttcgaCGATACCCTCGCCCTCCCCGACCCCGCCGCCTTCCCCAAGACCCTCAACGCCGTTCTCTCCGCGCTCGCCACCCATGGCCTCCTCGAGCCCGCCTTCTTCTGCTTCAAGCGCCTCCGCGACGCGGGTTTCAGGGTCCTGGAGACGCACGCCTACAATGccctcctctcgctgctgctcACCAGGGGCCTCGCCTTCAAGGCCTTTGAGGTGCTCGACGAAATGTCATCGTCGGGGTGCGCGCTCGACGAGGGAACCTACGAGCTCGTGGTGCCGGCCCTTGCGCGCGCCGGGAGGATAGATGCCGCACGCAAGATGTTTGATGAAatgaggaagagggaggggatTGGGCGGGCGTCGGCTGGGATGTACGGCGTGCTGGTGGACGTGCTGGCAAAAGCAGGGAGGCTCGATGCTGCTATGGGGATGTACAgggagatggtggcggtggGGCACCGTACAAGCCCGGCGGTGAGAACAGCCATGGTGGAGGGGCTGGTGAGGGCTGGGAAGTTGGATGCAGGGATGGAGCTCTGGGAGGAGATGAGGAGGGGAGGGCTCCGTCCAAGCTTTGGTCTGTACACCATGGTTGTCGAGGCGAATGCACGGTCCGGGAGGCTGGATGTCGCCACACAGTTGTTTGGTGATATGGAGAAGTCCGGTTTCTTCCCTACGCCGGCCACATACGCATGTCTGGTTGAAATGCATGCTTCTGCAGGGCAGGTGGATGCTGCTATGCGGTTGTACCACTCGATGGCAAACGCTGGACAAAGGCCGGGGCTTAGCACATTTACAGCATTGCTGATGATGTTGGCAAATAAGAGGATGCTGGATTTGGCTGCAAAGGTATTGCTGGAGATGAAGGCATCAGGGTTCCCGATAGAGGTGACCGCCAGCGACCTCCTGATGATTTACATCAAGGAAGGGTCGACGGAGCTTGCACTCCGGTGGCTTCGGTTCATGGGCTCTGCTGGCATAAGGACCAACAATTTCATCATAAGGCAGCTATTCGAGTCATGTATGAAGACGGGGCTGTATGACTCAGCACGGCCATTGCTCAAGACATATGTCGCGGGGGCAGCAAAGGTGGACTTGATACTCTACACTTCAATCCTCGCACATTTGGTGCGGTGCCAGGATGAGGGACGCGAGCGGGCAATCATGGACATCCTGAGTGTAAGCAAGCACAAGGCACACGACTTCATGTGCGGGCTGTTCACCGGGCCTGAGCAGCGCAAGAAGCCAGTGCTCTCTTTCGTCCGGGAGTTCTTCCACGGCATCGACTACGACAATGAGGAGAGTGCGGCAAGGTACTTCGTGAATGTGCTTCTCAACTATCTAGTTCTCATGGGGCAGATGAACCGTGCCCGCTGTATCTGGAAGGTCGCCTACGAGAATAAGCTGTTTGCCAAGGCGATCGTCTTTGACCAGCACATCGCCTGGTCACTGGACGTCAGAAACCTCTCTGTTGGCGCAGCGCTAGTGGCAACCGTGCACACGCTGCACCGGTTCAGGAAGCGTATGCTCTACTACGGGGTGGTGCCGCGCCGCATCAAGCTAGTGACTGGACCAACGCTCAAGATGGTGGTGGCGCAGGTGCTGGCGTCGCTGGAGTCCCCCTTTGAGGTGAGCAAGGTGGTGCTGCGGGCACCAGGTGACTCGGTGCTCGAGTGGTTCAAGAAGCCGATCGTGCAGCAGTTCCTGCTCAACGAGATACCGTCCAAGGCTGACGTCCTGATGCACAGGCTCAACGTGATGTTCCCAAGCTCGGCGCCGGAGGTCCGATCGCTCTCTATCCCCAGGTCCCTTAGTATGTCAAG CGTCAGAAAAAACTTGTAA
- the LOC127769285 gene encoding pentatricopeptide repeat-containing protein At1g79490, mitochondrial isoform X2: protein MLLRVGLARRRLTTAALPLSLAARGRRVSTGPSPPPPPPSAEWTDTVDYLDESGEVLSSAPGARAAVPGADATILSGSSAHPLPRPAAAARLAALALRFRSGPSLSAALSALPSQPDPALLLLAASSLPASDPTPLLALVAWARVQPWFVPSDDLSSLLAARLAPATHSSELLSLFDDTLALPDPAAFPKTLNAVLSALATHGLLEPAFFCFKRLRDAGFRVLETHAYNALLSLLLTRGLAFKAFEVLDEMSSSGCALDEGTYELVVPALARAGRIDAARKMFDEMRKREGIGRASAGMYGVLVDVLAKAGRLDAAMGMYREMVAVGHRTSPAVRTAMVEGLVRAGKLDAGMELWEEMRRGGLRPSFGLYTMVVEANARSGRLDVATQLFGDMEKSGFFPTPATYACLVEMHASAGQVDAAMRLYHSMANAGQRPGLSTFTALLMMLANKRMLDLAAKVLLEMKASGFPIEVTASDLLMIYIKEGSTELALRWLRFMGSAGIRTNNFIIRQLFESCMKTGLYDSARPLLKTYVAGAAKVDLILYTSILAHLVRCQDEGRERAIMDILSVSKHKAHDFMCGLFTGPEQRKKPVLSFVREFFHGIDYDNEESAARYFVNVLLNYLVLMGQMNRARCIWKVAYENKLFAKAIVFDQHIAWSLDVRNLSVGAALVATVHTLHRFRKRMLYYGVVPRRIKLVTGPTLKMVVAQVLASLESPFEVSKVVLRAPGDSVLEWFKKPIVQQFLLNEIPSKADVLMHRLNVMFPSSAPEVRSLSIPRSLSMSR, encoded by the coding sequence ATGCTACTCCGCGTcggcctcgcgcgccgccgcctcacgacggcggcgctgcccCTCTCGCTCGccgcgcgggggcggcgcgTCTCGAcggggccttcgccgccgccgcctccgccgtcggcgGAGTGGACCGACACGGTGGACTACCTGGACGAGTCGGGGGAGGTCCTCTCGTCGGCGCCGGGGGCGCGCGCCGCGGTGCCGGGCGCCGACGCGACCATCCTGTCCGGCTCCTCGGCCCACCCGCTCCcgcgccccgcggcggcggcgcggctggcggcgcTCGCGCTCCGCTTCCGCTCGGGGCCAtccctctccgccgcgctcTCCGCGCTGCCATCCCAGCCCGAtccggctctcctcctcctcgccgcgtcctccctccccgcctccgACCCCACCCCGCTCCTCGCCCTCGTCGCCTGGGCGCGCGTCCAGCCATGGTTCGTCCCCTCCGAcgacctctcctccctcctcgccgcccgcctcgccccggCCACCCACTCCTCCgaactcctctccctcttcgaCGATACCCTCGCCCTCCCCGACCCCGCCGCCTTCCCCAAGACCCTCAACGCCGTTCTCTCCGCGCTCGCCACCCATGGCCTCCTCGAGCCCGCCTTCTTCTGCTTCAAGCGCCTCCGCGACGCGGGTTTCAGGGTCCTGGAGACGCACGCCTACAATGccctcctctcgctgctgctcACCAGGGGCCTCGCCTTCAAGGCCTTTGAGGTGCTCGACGAAATGTCATCGTCGGGGTGCGCGCTCGACGAGGGAACCTACGAGCTCGTGGTGCCGGCCCTTGCGCGCGCCGGGAGGATAGATGCCGCACGCAAGATGTTTGATGAAatgaggaagagggaggggatTGGGCGGGCGTCGGCTGGGATGTACGGCGTGCTGGTGGACGTGCTGGCAAAAGCAGGGAGGCTCGATGCTGCTATGGGGATGTACAgggagatggtggcggtggGGCACCGTACAAGCCCGGCGGTGAGAACAGCCATGGTGGAGGGGCTGGTGAGGGCTGGGAAGTTGGATGCAGGGATGGAGCTCTGGGAGGAGATGAGGAGGGGAGGGCTCCGTCCAAGCTTTGGTCTGTACACCATGGTTGTCGAGGCGAATGCACGGTCCGGGAGGCTGGATGTCGCCACACAGTTGTTTGGTGATATGGAGAAGTCCGGTTTCTTCCCTACGCCGGCCACATACGCATGTCTGGTTGAAATGCATGCTTCTGCAGGGCAGGTGGATGCTGCTATGCGGTTGTACCACTCGATGGCAAACGCTGGACAAAGGCCGGGGCTTAGCACATTTACAGCATTGCTGATGATGTTGGCAAATAAGAGGATGCTGGATTTGGCTGCAAAGGTATTGCTGGAGATGAAGGCATCAGGGTTCCCGATAGAGGTGACCGCCAGCGACCTCCTGATGATTTACATCAAGGAAGGGTCGACGGAGCTTGCACTCCGGTGGCTTCGGTTCATGGGCTCTGCTGGCATAAGGACCAACAATTTCATCATAAGGCAGCTATTCGAGTCATGTATGAAGACGGGGCTGTATGACTCAGCACGGCCATTGCTCAAGACATATGTCGCGGGGGCAGCAAAGGTGGACTTGATACTCTACACTTCAATCCTCGCACATTTGGTGCGGTGCCAGGATGAGGGACGCGAGCGGGCAATCATGGACATCCTGAGTGTAAGCAAGCACAAGGCACACGACTTCATGTGCGGGCTGTTCACCGGGCCTGAGCAGCGCAAGAAGCCAGTGCTCTCTTTCGTCCGGGAGTTCTTCCACGGCATCGACTACGACAATGAGGAGAGTGCGGCAAGGTACTTCGTGAATGTGCTTCTCAACTATCTAGTTCTCATGGGGCAGATGAACCGTGCCCGCTGTATCTGGAAGGTCGCCTACGAGAATAAGCTGTTTGCCAAGGCGATCGTCTTTGACCAGCACATCGCCTGGTCACTGGACGTCAGAAACCTCTCTGTTGGCGCAGCGCTAGTGGCAACCGTGCACACGCTGCACCGGTTCAGGAAGCGTATGCTCTACTACGGGGTGGTGCCGCGCCGCATCAAGCTAGTGACTGGACCAACGCTCAAGATGGTGGTGGCGCAGGTGCTGGCGTCGCTGGAGTCCCCCTTTGAGGTGAGCAAGGTGGTGCTGCGGGCACCAGGTGACTCGGTGCTCGAGTGGTTCAAGAAGCCGATCGTGCAGCAGTTCCTGCTCAACGAGATACCGTCCAAGGCTGACGTCCTGATGCACAGGCTCAACGTGATGTTCCCAAGCTCGGCGCCGGAGGTCCGATCGCTCTCTATCCCCAGGTCCCTTAGTATGTCAAGGTGA
- the LOC127769287 gene encoding zinc transporter 3, whose protein sequence is MGAKKHTLQVLPWLLLFAQHTAASACDCANTTDGADRQGAMKLKLIAIASILAAGAAGLLVPVIGRSMAALRPDGDIFFAVKAFAAGVILATGMVHILPAAFDALTSPCLKRSGGDRNPFPFAGLVSMSAAVATMVVDSLAAGYYHRSQFRKARPVDNINIHKHAGDESTEHAQHINAHTHGAHTHSHGDIVVHGSPEEGSVAESIRHKVVSQVLELGILVHSVIIGVSLGASVRPSTIRPLVGALSFHQFFEGVGLGGCIVQANFKVRATVIMAIFFSLTAPVGIVLGIAISSSYNVHSSTAFVVEGVFNSASAGILIYMSLVDLLATDFNNPKLQINTKLQLMAYLALFLGAGLMSMLAIWA, encoded by the exons ATGGGAGCCAAGAAGCATACCTTGCAAGTGCTTCCATGGCTACTGCTCTTTGCACAGCACACTGCAGCCAGTGCCTGTGACTGTGCTAACACCACAGACGGGGCAGACAGACAGGGTGCAATGAAGCTAAAGCTCATTGCCATTGCATCCATCCTTGCAGCTGGGGCGGCTGGTCTCTTGGTGCCAGTGATTGGCCGCTCCATGGCTGCGCTGCGCCCTGATGGTGACATCTTCTTTGCTGTCAAGGCATTTGCAGCCGGCGTCATCCTTGCCACTGGCATGGTGCACATTCTTCCAGCGGCGTTTGATGCGCTCACATCTCCATGCCTCAAAAGGAGTGGTGGGGATAGGAATCCCTTCCCCTTTGCGGGCCTTGTTTCAATGTCTGCTGCAGTGGCCACAATGGTGGTGGACTCATTGGCTGCTGGATACTATCACCGGTCTCAATTCAGGAAGGCACGCCCAGTTGACAACATCAACATACACAAGCATGCTGGAGACGAGAGTACTGAACATGCACAACACATAAATGCACACACACATGGAGCACATACGCATTCACATGGTGATATAGTGGTCCATGGCTCACCAGAGGAGGGTTCAGTAGCTGAATCAATTCGACATAAGGTGGTATCTCAG GTTCTTGAGCTGGGAATCTTGGTGCATTCAGTTATCATTGGAGTATCCTTAGGTGCATCTGTGAGGCCATCTACTATCAGGCCACTAGTTGGTGCCCTCAGCTTCCACCAGTTCTTTGAAGGTGTAGGTTTGGGTGGTTGCATTGTTCAG GCTAATTTTAAGGTAAGGGCAACCGTCATTATGGCAATATTTTTCTCCCTGACTGCACCTGTGGGCATCGTGCTAGGAATTGCAATTTCATCGAGCTACAATGTGCATAGCTCAACTGCCTTCGTTGTTGAAGGAGTCTTCAACTCAGCCTCAGCAGGAATTTTGATCTACATGTCCCTAGTTGACCTTCTAGCAACAGATTTCAACAACCCGAAGCTACAGATTAATACAAAGCTTCAGCTCATGGCATACCTTGCACTTTTCCTAGGTGCAGGACTGATGTCAATGCTTGCCATATGGGCATAG